One segment of Rhodopirellula baltica SH 1 DNA contains the following:
- a CDS encoding glycosyltransferase family 2 protein, which translates to MTTTFQPSVEKFLAAPEELDQALTTPDDAVNPDEILQRIDDTLGLIAEANQIACGASPVKKIDVSVIVPIHNCREFIPEVIDRIDEVMPPATETILVDDGSVDGSWHYLRGLPERSNRTILHRRRHHGRGSAIRMALRHTRGHVVAIQDADMAYDPADLLGAIWPILEEQAEVVYGSRSMRRGGSHSNNLRGGLSNRMRRIVNRCLTTCSNLTTGLHLSDLETGHKVFLGDLIRSLPLTETGSGIDAEITAKVARAANTVMEVPTHYSADLRAPEYARNARTAMTTLRSLIAHRNGK; encoded by the coding sequence ATGACGACCACTTTCCAACCGAGTGTCGAGAAGTTTCTAGCGGCACCTGAAGAACTCGACCAAGCGTTGACCACCCCGGACGACGCAGTCAATCCAGACGAGATTCTTCAGCGAATCGACGACACGCTCGGCCTCATCGCGGAAGCGAACCAGATCGCTTGCGGTGCATCGCCTGTTAAAAAGATTGATGTTTCCGTCATCGTTCCGATCCACAATTGTCGGGAATTTATCCCCGAAGTGATCGACCGAATCGACGAAGTCATGCCACCGGCAACCGAAACCATTCTGGTCGATGATGGCAGTGTCGACGGAAGCTGGCACTACTTGCGCGGTCTGCCAGAACGTTCCAATCGCACCATTCTTCACCGCCGCCGTCATCATGGTCGCGGTTCCGCCATTCGCATGGCACTGCGTCACACACGAGGGCACGTGGTCGCGATTCAAGACGCCGACATGGCCTACGATCCCGCCGACCTCCTCGGTGCGATCTGGCCCATTCTAGAAGAACAAGCCGAAGTCGTTTACGGCTCCCGGTCCATGCGTCGAGGCGGTTCTCACAGCAATAATTTGCGAGGCGGATTGAGCAACCGGATGCGTCGCATCGTCAACCGCTGCCTGACCACTTGCAGCAACCTGACAACGGGCTTGCACCTGTCGGACCTTGAAACAGGTCACAAAGTCTTCCTCGGCGATCTCATCCGCTCGCTACCGCTGACAGAAACCGGATCCGGTATCGACGCTGAAATCACGGCCAAAGTCGCTCGCGCCGCAAACACCGTCATGGAAGTGCCAACGCACTACTCCGCCGATCTGCGTGCTCCTGAGTATGCCCGCAACGCGAGAACAGCGATGACGACTCTTCGCAGCTTGATCGCTCACCGCAACGGAAAATGA
- a CDS encoding adenine phosphoribosyltransferase: MDLRHHVRDIPDYPKPGILFRDITPLLAHPEALTASVEEMAKPFLDQKIDVVAAAEARGFIFGTPLAMRLNAGFVPIRKPGKLPFDLHSFAYELEYGSDELQIHVDGIKPGQRVLIVDDLLATGGTVEACLRLLEKCDAEIVGCSFLIHLVALGGEARLSPYHVHSVLEYGGDDAEDELSIQNRPPGPSV, from the coding sequence ATGGATTTGCGTCATCACGTTCGTGACATCCCGGATTATCCCAAACCCGGCATTCTGTTTCGAGACATCACTCCCTTGCTCGCCCATCCCGAAGCGTTGACCGCTTCGGTCGAGGAAATGGCAAAGCCGTTTCTGGATCAGAAGATTGATGTGGTCGCCGCCGCGGAAGCTCGCGGGTTCATCTTTGGAACGCCTCTGGCAATGCGTCTCAATGCCGGCTTTGTGCCGATTCGAAAGCCAGGCAAGCTGCCGTTTGATTTGCACTCGTTCGCCTACGAGTTGGAATACGGAAGCGATGAGCTACAAATCCATGTTGATGGCATCAAGCCTGGCCAGCGTGTGCTGATCGTCGATGATTTGTTGGCGACCGGTGGGACGGTAGAAGCCTGCTTGCGTTTGCTGGAAAAGTGCGACGCAGAAATTGTGGGTTGCTCGTTCTTGATCCATTTGGTCGCGTTGGGCGGCGAAGCGAGACTGTCGCCGTACCACGTTCACAGCGTGCTCGAGTACGGTGGGGACGATGCCGAGGACGAGCTCAGCATTCAGAACCGTCCCCCAGGACCGAGCGTCTGA
- a CDS encoding TraR/DksA family transcriptional regulator, translating to MSRDDTLKTLRITLLRRRDALRKALEGDLSLLQELHNQKTGDALDAAADTVQDELNSQLVEVESRELLAIEEAIARFEEGRFGDCEDCGKPIPLNRLKAIPYAVDCINCRRAAERETSSGVVAPTEWNRIFDAPKVDPAV from the coding sequence ATGTCTCGCGATGACACACTGAAGACGCTTCGGATAACGCTGCTCCGTCGTCGAGACGCGCTTCGAAAGGCGTTGGAAGGCGATTTGAGCCTTCTGCAAGAACTTCACAATCAGAAAACCGGCGACGCGCTGGACGCCGCAGCGGATACGGTGCAAGACGAGCTGAACAGTCAGTTGGTCGAGGTCGAGAGCCGGGAATTGCTGGCGATTGAAGAAGCGATCGCACGTTTTGAGGAAGGCCGGTTCGGCGATTGCGAAGATTGCGGGAAACCCATACCGCTCAACCGCTTGAAAGCGATTCCATACGCGGTGGACTGCATCAATTGCCGCCGTGCCGCTGAGCGAGAGACGTCATCTGGTGTCGTTGCGCCGACCGAATGGAATCGCATTTTTGATGCTCCCAAAGTCGATCCAGCGGTTTGA